DNA sequence from the Rhizoctonia solani chromosome 14, complete sequence genome:
GAAATGAAATGGACATAAAGTAAAAGCTCAACCCATATCCGAGAGGAGTACTTGCCTttggagagagagagagtaTGAAATTCATGTGCGAACTTGAACCTAATTTGAAAATCAACCAACCGCGGAGGTAAATTAAATGGGCAGAGTTGGCATTCAATCAAAGCGTAACGTCATCCAACCCTCGCAAGTAAACACATGGCCGGAGCTCAGGATTGATTATACTGGCCCATTAAGTGTTGAAATGCTACGTACCTGACGTAAGACACTCGATTTCGCCTTGTCTCTCCTATAGAGCTTGGCTATCCCACTTATTGATATAAGGCTTCCGTATCAATAGGTGGGAGTTGTACGTCATATGCGCCAAATGACGACTATGTGTACAAGGCAAAGGCGCCGTTTTGGTACGGGATACAATTGTGTTAGCAATCAAGTGCCGtaatttatatatatatcgaAGGGCGTCCCTGCTTGTGCTTTATTAACATGAGGATCCAGCTGAACAAAAACAGGAAATGGGGTATCATACTGGTATCATATATAAATGATGAATGGCTCGCTCAGGTGTTATATCGAGGTGCTCGCTTAGCGGCGGTCAATTGACGGGAATTGCGCTTCCTATTCGAACGAGACCCAGGAGATTGAATTGAACAGGGTGTACAATCAATTGCTAAATAAGGTTATAACGAGTGGTCCCCACTCCTTCTCAGAACTATAACGCCTCGTTCGGGGGGTCCGCAATGCTACCAAGACTTTCTAGGAGAAGAGTACCGGTGATTGAATCATGGTCGCATGCAAAATCGAGACTCTACCTATGTCCTGGTCGAGTATAATATGAAGAAAACAGTATCCTTGAGCGTATATAAATAAGGGGTCTCCGACTCACAGTACTCCAACCCGCTCTCGACTATCTAACTCATAACTACCACAATGTCAACTATTAAAGATGGTGTCTACGCTCTCGAGCTCCCTTTTGAACAGGGATCCATGACTGATACTGGCGATGGCCGTTGGATCAGCATTCTCCAGCCAGGCTCTCTTGGCCCGGATGCCCACAAGGTTCGTGCCCCCAACCAGTGTCTTTCTTTTTTGCTCAtaaacacccaggtcaaagTAGTTTACAACAAAGACAAAGGCGCATACACTCTCCAGTTCGAAAAATCCGAGCTTTATATCACGTTCGAAGGCAAACCCATGATCAATAACAAGTTGACTCCTGGTGATAAGCCTCGCTACTTCCAGATTAAGCCTCACCAGTACGAGGAAGACAAGTATATGTATGTATCCGGTATGCCTCGCCAGAATCTTAGCTTACACGCAGATAGCATCATCGTGGCCGAAGACAAGAAGTTCCACATCGGTCTTGCAATGGAAAGAATTTTCCCTCCATGGGTAAGGCCTAATTAACTTTTGCATGGATAACTCTCACCAGACTACTGAACCAGGTTGCTATGAACGACTTTCCTGAAAAACAAGCATGGTTGTTCCGCAAGGTCTAAATGTATCTCTCTTGTATGAATAGGTTGTCCAATTTCAACCCGTGAATCTATACTTGTTCTTGCACCGATCGTGGATGAGGCATCTATCATTAGTTGAAACCGTTGAAAGGTACCCTGAGTCCAATAATCACCCGTGCGCACGCCGATATTGTTCACTTGGAAACATATAAGTACGGGTCTGAATCCCAAGCCACTCTAGAAAAAACCTGTGTTCTATCGGACTAATTGAGTCACCCGCCCATATGATGAAAAAGCCAATGGCTGGATGTGTTCTTTGGCTGCGAATTAAAACAATATGTGACAAATCGATTGAAGGTTGGCAATCATCTTATTATGCTCTCATGATCGTTTCTATGAGCGATGATGGATTATACGTTACGATGACGAAATAACGTGTGAGGCGACGTATACGTATTCAGCAGATTATTCTAGAGCATATCTTTTCAGCGAGTTTGACTGAAAACTCCCCAGATGAGCCCAAACAAAgttcgtggattttcgatcGCCGATATTGATTGAACTCAGACTTAAATTGAACGATGAGATGGGGCTGTCATGAATAATCGGAGGCAAGCTACTTGGAATTCTGCATCAGGTCACCCCTTTGGCACGTGTCAGTCGGTTGCAACCAGGCTTCCCGTTTAGGCACAAATTGGGGCGTGCGCTCCCGATGGGCTGCCTAACTAGTCATTGCTGGTAGCTATCTACTTTTTTTGGCACTTATTGTGCCTCATTCGAAGGAACTCTAACGCCACTGACGCTGCTGGCGGGGAACTACAGTCCGACCATCGAGAAAAACGCATACAATCTTGACCCGAAGCATGGCTGCCAGCCATCGTGCAGCCCTATATAACGTACCAGACCTCTTCCCGCTCTCTCATTACCGAACATCTCCTTGACGATTATATATTACAATGTCGACTATTAAAGACGGTGTCTACCTATTTGCCCTCCCAAACTCATCCGGATCTTGTATTTCCGACCCTGGTGAAGGTCGCtatcttcctcttctcccaCCCGGAGCTATAGACGAGGATGCACACAAGGTCTGTGGTTTAGATCGACTCATCTTGACCTTACACTTATATTGTTTTTAGATTGTGGTCAAGTGGAACGAAGAAAGGGGTGGATACTCCCTTCAGTTTAAGAAATCTGGCAAATATCTTGCTTTCGAGGGACCCCCAGGCATCAACAATAAACTGTTGGACGGGGACAAGCCCCGCTATTTCAAGATCACCGAACATGTCTATGATTCGGAGAAATATGCGTACGGCGGTTGAACACACGTTATCTCATGACTCTATGCTAACCTGGATTTCGCACAGTATCACCGTGTCTGAAGACACAAAATATCATATCGGGCTTGCAATGGAAAGGATTTTCCCTCCTTGGGTAAGTTACACTTATTTTCGATGGCCCAAGAGCTTCATTTTAAGGACCCCTCGATAGGTCGCAATGTCTAGTTTCCCTGAGGTACAGGCATGGGATATCAAGAAAGTTTGAGAGTTTAGGCAGTGTATGGCACGTTGATGTAAACGAGTTCAATGAATAAGGAAATCTATTGTTATCTTGCTCAAGGAAGCACCCGCGCATTTGGACAAAATTAATATCAACTGCGGTATATCGATGGCTGCTGCTGAAGTATCAGGTACCCATGCAAGCTATGACTCACTGTACGTTGAAGGAGAGACTATTATCGTCCCCCCCCCTTCCGACTCTGATAGACTCTTGCGAAGTCATAGAGAAGTCCCAGCACTGTCAGATTTTTGGTAAATTTATGTATCTATTTACAGCATGAAGCTCCGCGGACCGTACAAGCATTCTGAGCCCAGAGATCGACTATACTTCATTGGTTTGGGTCTCAGGCATGGAAGCATTGGTGACTGGTAGCTATAGACGTTGCTTTGATTTCGGCCGCTGGAGCACAACTTGGGAATAGAACATATCAACGAGCTACCAATCGAATTGTCATAGTTACAATACATGCGAATTTTCTTTCTAAACGGAGACGTACGAGACCGATCAATCAAAATCTGGTCATATTATTTCAATTTCGACTCGCTTTGGCTGATCAATCTTCCACAACCCGGCACAGCGCTGTGATCTATTGCCGGTAGGTGCCCATTTCAAATAGAATTTGAGACCAAGGATGACGATTTTGCGCTTGCAGATATATAAAAGGGGCAAAAATGGGCACGCCACTGTCATCACTTTCACTCGCTGTACTCTAACATAGCACTTTCAAACATGGCACCCACCCAGAACGCCCGATTGATCTTTAACAAGGTTCCCAAGGACTTTCCTGTCCCTGGTGAGACCACCGTCTACGAGACGTCCGAGACGATTGATCTCGACAATGTCCCATTGAACGGTGGTATCCTTACCAAAACCCTCTACCTCTCCATCGATCCTTACTTCCGTGGTCGTATGAGAGACGAGAGCAAGAAATCGTATTCGAGCGCTTTCTCTCTCGGGAAACCGTGAGTGCATTCATCGACGTTGTGGGAATGGAGAATTGATACCTGGCTCGCGTAGAATTCTTGGCTTTAGTGTCTCTCGTGTGTTACGATCCGAGAGGTCTGACATTAAGCAGGGAGACCATGTTTATGTGACCGAGACCCGTAAGTTATTCATAGCACCGAGTAATATCATACGCTTATTCTTGGTTTTACAGCTTTCCAAGAGTACAATGTTCTCTCTGCTAAACACCCTGTTATGGTTATtgagaacaaggaaaacctACCGTGGTCTCTGTACGTTGGTATCTTGGGGATGCCAGGTGAGTGTATTACAAATGTCTTTTGTAAAAGTAAATACTTAATTTTGTCCTATAGGTAAAACCGCCTACTATGCTCTTGACGTGATCGGAAAGCCCCAAAAGGGTGAGACTATCTACGTTTCTACCGGTGCTGGGCCAGTCGGAGCGTGAGTCAAGATCACTTAACTTTCTAACCGCCTTTCGCTCATACTCATCTGTACCTTTAGTACCGTGTCTCAAATATGCAAGGCCGCCGGACTCAAAGTCATCGCCTCCGCTGGCTCTGATGACAAGGTGGAATTCTTAAAGAGCATCGGTGTCGATATCGCATTCAACTACAAGAAAGACAAGATTTCCGATGTACTCACAAAGGAAGGCCCGATTAATATTTACTGGGACAATGTTGGAGGTGAGAGCCTCGATGCTGCGCTCGAAGCATGCAAGGAGCATGCTCGCATCATTTGCTGTGGCGCTATCTCGgcgtacaacaacgtccCTACCCCTATCAAGGTAAGGTTTTATTAAAAGCTTTGAATCGTACTGGGCTAATGGTCAATTTCCACTAGAACTGGATGTACTTCCTGGCCAAGAGGCTCACCGTTCGCGGGTTCGTTGTTAGCGAGCTCGAAGCCGAAGTTGGCAACCCCAAAATCTTCTACGAGAAGATGGTGCCGCTTGTGGCGAATGGCCAAATCAAGTGGAACGAACACGTATTCGAGGGGCTAGACAAGGCTGGCGATGCGATTTTGGCCGTTCAGAAGGGAGACAACACTGCCAAAACCGTCGTCAAAGTTGCCGATGCATAAATGAAATGGAAATCAAATTTGTACTTATATATACAAGATAAATTTTATTAAATAAGTAGAAACATGGATCTTGTATGTATTTTTACGGAAGAGCAAAGTTTGCAACGACGGTGGTGAATATAACAATACGTCAAGTTACTTATTCACCTCGACTCGTTGTATTACCAGCCCCGATTTCAAGACCTCCCAGTGATTAGTACTGAGCCTACGAGAGAGGATTGTTAGttatgaaaaaaaaaactgaaTAATTGGATGAAAGAGACGAAAAGTCAGAATAAACGATGATCTCATAGGTTTTTGGGGCGTTACTCCCTCCTCGACGAGCTGAGTTTATTAAATTTCCTCATGCGAATGGGGAACTAGAAGTAGAGGTGCTTAGAGCTTACCGATTAAGGACAtcatagacacactcatGAAGCGCTCTGGGTTCTGGTTGAGGCTATTCCCAGCCTTGAAAAGTTTGACACTAAGCGCTGGGCGTTTCCCCCTCCGTGGCTTTGGTGAGACTTGGTAGTACCATCCCGGAAGCAAAGGTTGTGTATCAACAATTGATTGGTCTCCGTACGACGTTCGACTCTTCAAGACAACGCAATGGCCTCCCGCCCAACCGTTAGCGTTCGCGCCGCCACTGGCGGTGAGTAAACATACTAGAAGGGTAAAGATCACGATGACTAAAATTGCGAATTTTAGAGGCGTCTTCTTCCCTCACTCTCCCTGCCGTGCTTACGGCTCCCATCCGTTTGGATGTAGTCCAACAAGTTCACAGTGAGTCAGACTTGGTCGCTTGTGATAATGATGTAGCTAATTACTTGCATTTTAGAGAGCATCGCCAAAAACAAGCGCCAGGCTTACTCCGTCGCTGAAAACGCTGGCCACCAAACTTCTGCCGAGTCCTGGGGTACCGGTCGTGCCGTTGCCCGTATCCCCCGTGTTGGTGGTGGAGGAACTCATCGCTCTGGCCAGGTCAGTATCAGTAAATGAGTGATTATATGCTAGCTCTGATTTTTATGAATTTTGTAACTTTTAAATTAGGCCGCTTTCGGTAACATGTGCCGTGGAGGTCGCATGTTTGCTCCTACCAAGACCTGGCGCAAGTGGCACGTCAAGGTCAACCAAAACCAACGCCGTTTCGCAGTTGTTTCCGCCCTCGCTGCCTCGGCTCTTCCTTCCCTTGTTCTTGCCCGTGGTCACCGCATTGAGGGCATCGAGGAAGTTCCCCTTGTCGTTTCTTCTGGCGTCGAGGAGTACACCAAGACTAAGGAGGCTGTGACCCTCCTGAAGGCTCTCAACGCCTACTCCGATGTCACCAAGGTCTCCAACTCTCGTAAACTCCGTGCCGGTAAGGGCAAACTCCGCAACCGCCGTCACCGCCAGCGCCGTGGTCCTCTTATCGTCTACAACGAGGACAAGGGCATCGTTCGTGCCTTCAGGAACTTGCCTGGTGTTGAGGTCGCCAACGTCCGCCGCTTGAACTTGCTCCAGCTTGCTCCTGGCGGTCACCTTGGCCGTTTCGTTATCTGGACTGAGGGTGCTTTCAACCTCCTTGATGAGGTCTTTGGTACCTTTGACAAGGCCTCTGTCTACAAGAAGGACTACTAGTGAGTTTATGCTCGCCTTACGATATTTGCAGTTATTTACTGACGTTATTTTAGCCTCCCTACTGCCAAGATTACCAACCCCGATGTCACTCGCATCATCAACTCTGATGAAGTTCAGTCCGTCGTTCGTCCTTCGCAGGGCAAGAAGCAGCGCCGCCCATGGACTCAGCACAAGAATCCCCTCGTCAACAAGGGTGTACTCTTCAAGCTCAACCCCTACGCCAAGAAGCTTCGTCGCCAGGAGCTCCGTAAGTTCCTGAAATATTATATTAATTATTCTCGTTCTGATCCTTACACGCCTATTAGTCAAGCAAAACAAGAAGAAGGATGGCTCAGTCAAGGGCAAGAAGGCTACCAAGGCTGCCGGCGAGATCTTCCTTACCACTCTCCTTGCTCCTTAAACGACAAGTTTGATTTGATTTGCTGTATGTCGTTGGATTTCAGTGAAGTATGGTCGATGTATGCTCTATGGGGATGTTTATCCAGTGCTATGCCATGTCCTTTTGATTTGATGGGCTTGTGAAAGCATTGTTAGAGTGAAAATTGAGTAAAGATAGTCAAATTGTCTAAGCAATGAGCTACGTGCAAGCATGCTCAGCTTCCTAACAAGGTCAGTGGCTCGAGAGATTGGAAGAAGACGCGCGTTAAAATAACGGCATGAGACAACTTGCAAACTTTATTTATTATAGTTGATATGCATACCTGACCTGTCCGCATTACTATTCATAACATGGTTCCTTTTTGCTGAACTAAGGGCATAACGAGAACATTTTTAATCACCAACTATTTTGAGTATTCGAGACAACACACAAGCATCGTATTGTCAAGCTGATCTAAAACAGGAGTAGAAACGGTATGCCTAAACCCAGCCATTTATTTAACCATTAATCATAATTGACTGCTCAAGGACAGAAGGTAAGGGTGTCTAAGTTCAGGCAACGTCAGCTAATGTTATCCTATCGAACCAAAACCAGAAACTCACAATCTGCCTTCTTAGATGTCGGGCAAGTCCAGAGAGCAGTCTTACTCGACTCGTCATAAGCATAGACGTACGAGCGCGGGCAGGCGTTCTTGAAGTATGAGTAGTACTGAACACCACTAGGAGGGCAAGTCTGAGGTGTGCTGTACTGTCCAGAGCAGCAGTTCTCGAGTTGGCCTGGTTACCGTCGAGATTTGCAGCGCAAGCGGACTAAAGTCGGAAACCATTAGTCAGAgtagcgcatatatcatGATAAGCTTACCTTGCAGCCAACAGGGAAGCCAGAGCCATCGAAAGGTCCCTTCAGAGGAGCAGGGCAGTTCGGGCCAAGGTCAACAGCGCACTCGGCGACCGGGCAGCCAGCGCTGTTCGAGATACGCATGGGCAGGTTGTATCCGTCAACGAGCGATACTGTTTAGAGTTATTCATGCGATCACTGATATGTTATGAAGCTCGCTTCAAATGCTTACCATCGTACCAGTCCTGGCCGTCGCCAGCGCTGAGAGTCCACTCGGCAACACTTGCTGGAGGTACACCAGTACCAGTGCGAGAGTCACACCTCAGTCCACCGTTGCAGCCACCGCTGAGACACGAGTTGGGGCCAGGGTTGGAAGAGAAGTTGCAGTTGCGGCGACCCCAGATACGACCCGCCTTCCAGTTGTCAGGCACGTTGAAAGTGCGCTTGCTCCAGGCCGGGGCCTCCCAACCAGTCTCGATGCCAGGGACGGCAGATCCGACATTAAGGTCAGTCTAAATGCAGATAAATCAACATTTTTCTTTTCCTAGAGCGATTGGATGAGACTCACAAAAACAGCGGGCCAGATGGTGAAGGGACAAGCGTTGTAAACGGTAAAGGTACGGCCGAGGGCAGAGCCTGCGAGAGCAAGAGCAGAGGCAGCGATAGTGAATTTCATTGTGAGTTCTGTCGAGTTAAAGTCGAAAGAATTTGTAGAGAAGATGAGTGGTGACGCTTACTGCCACCACTTGACAACTTTTATACCGCCCATCGACCATACTCGGACTCAGCCCATTCATCTCTGATACGATGCCAAGAGCGTCGTTTCGTTTAGCGATGCAATTGTTTGTGGTCAGCATATGGCTCAAGATCTATTCAATCGTCAAACTGGCTCTTGGGCTAAGACAAAAACAGTACTGCCTTCATGCCCGCAAGGTACACGTGATCGCGGTTGAGAACTAAGCGCTTAGGCGAGGGCGCCGGAGCTCGGTTTGGATCGGTTAGATGTGTTCTGCCGGGCAAGTGCGTCGGCCAACTCGGAGGTTGGCACATGCATCTCAGTATCACAAGGCCACAAATTCCAACCTGAACTCGGTGATAATACATGAGACTACTAGGTGCACCTAGATATGCTTGGCATTTTTTAGAACCATATTTTCGTGTTCATCACCATGTGCATCCAGTCAATCCATTGTACTTCTTCTCGTCAAACCATCCTGATAATATCGAACTGTTTAACTTGACTATGGTATAATACCACGTGGGTGCTTACGTTGAATCTTGTTCATCTATTGGTCTAGTGCTATTCGTTGAGTGGCAAAATCCTGGAGAACACTTCGTAGGCTCTGCCATCTCGAAGAAGGTGCAGTTATTCTAAAACAGAAAGAGCGCAATTTTTGTAGCTTAGGCACTCTCGAACTGACACGAACTAATCAATAACGGCTCCCCTAATCCTAAAAGGGCGGAACGCAGCGGAGTAGGCAGAGAGATGTTGCCCAGATCCATACAAATTTTCGTGATTCGTTGTCGTATTTAATGCTCAATAATTCAATTGTCTATGTAGCTGTTGGATCCCCTGCTAAATCGAGATATGAAAATGTTATTGCAACTGGAGACCCACCTGGCTGAAACCAGGTGAGTGCCATATTTACAACTAAAGACCAATTGCCCAAGTAGACCGTGACATCAACTAGCTTAAAGGAAAGGAAGGAGAGCCTCAGGGAGAATCCTGGGGATAGCCGCACCGTTGGGGGGTTCGATGGACTGGAAGTAACTTTTAACCATATCAGCATCAAGCACATTCACATCGTAATTGAAGGAGATACTTACGTGCCCCACCAAGGACCAGCAGCCCACCAGAGAGCGCCAATCCAGACACCGGATTCTTGCATGGCGCACAGACCTCCCTTGATAGCAGCAATGCAGGCATCGTTCGATCCGCCTCCGAACTCGCCAAGGAATCCCTTGAGGTTGTTGGCCTTGAGCCAGGAAGTGGCAGTAGCAATACGCTCGGCCATAATGGTAGAGGAGACGCAAGTGGCCGACGTTCCAGAGCTGTCTGAATCGAGGTACTGGTGCATCTCAATGGCAAAGTTGTTGTTAGGATCCTTCAAGCTCTTGAATGCGTCGGCGTTGCCGGAGGAGGCCCAAGCTAAGTATCGAAGGATGAGACTGATGCTCCATAGTAGACCAAATGCACTCACACCAAGCACCACTCCAAGCAGTTCCTTCAACGAGAATAAGCTGAGAGGTAGCACCCGAAGAACGAATGCCGTTGATAGCTGCTTGGTTGAAGGTAGAGACAACGGAAGCGTCGATGCCCTGTAGCATATGGTTAGTGTGACTGAATGCATAGGGCCAACAAATACACCCACCCAAGGCTCGTTGTTGACGTCGAAGATGACTTTCGAGTTACCCTTGAATTCGTTGGCAAGGTTTTTCCACCAGGCTTGGAAGTCAGAAGTGGATGACATAATGTTCTTGTTGTAGCGCAAGTAGCTGTTTTTATGGGTTAACAACGCGATTCCAGATCACTTGACATAACTCACTTGTGAGGATCAAGTACAGCAAAAGCACCCTTTCCGGTGATGTAGTTTACTGTAGTTTTAAGATCGCCAAGGTAGGTTTGGTCGAATGGACCGGTGAGGCCAGTAGAAGGAGGAGAGATACGCTCCATAGTGAAGGCAACACGGAAGGTGTTCATCCCCTTTCCGACAAAGTACTATGAGACAACATTTAGTAAAAGCGACTTTTCATGAGTCCAAAGTTTCTCACGTCGATGGAGCTTGTAGCAGGCCAAGTGTAGTCAGTGCCCTTGATACCTGGCCACTTGCCGTCACCGAACTCGGCGACGGACTGGTTGACACCAAAGTATTTGAACTTGGTACGATTGCTGCTGCATACACCAGGGCTCGTAGTAGGTGTAGGGTTAGAGCCTGTGGTAGTCGGAGAGCCACCCCCGGTACCAGGGAGACTGGACCGACGTTAATTTAAATCAAGTAATTATGAGATACAACTCCGGACATACCATTGAGAATACCATTGGTTAGAGACCGTGCAAGTGTAGCCAGAGACACAAGTTGTGCCACCTAATATGCGTTGATGTTGTTGATCAACAACATTCTGGCTCAATTCAACATTCACTTACCAGTCCAGCCCTGACCACCACATTGGGCATATGCTGGTTGTTGAGCAGCGACGTAGCCAGCAGCGGCCAAAACAGTCAGTGTGAACTTCATTTTACAAGTAAAGGAAGAAAGGCGACGATTTCTGGTCCTCAAGGCTTGAGACAGCCAGCGTTTTATACATTTTTCATTTCACGCTACCTCGGAGTAACCTGACAACAGTCGCGTGGTCATATATGCAGACCGTTGTGTCAAAAGAACCTGGCGGCTCTGTAATTGGGTCACGTAGGGGACGAAGTAACAGTACTCTATTAACAAACTCGTTGGTAGGAACATGAGGCGAGGCATGCACTTATTTTCGGCGATAGTCGCGAGAACTCCATCTCGGACAAACTCTAGTCGCGGGATCACATCAGCTCAGCAGGCTAAAATATCGAAATATGAACAACTTCCGCAAGCAAACGATACCTTCCGTAGGTTATTTGCCGGATCTGCGAACCCACGGCTGACTCTCCCATTGGTCCATCCTCCGTTACGTAATTGTAGAAGTTGGGTATTTCCATTTTTATCGCCGAAAAGTCGGCGAGGTAAGTGATGTGTGATCACAAGCCCAAGGTTCAGCATTGTAGCGACGGAGAAATATCAGCACTTAAATGGGCCAATAATATCCGTAGATTACGGTGAGAGCCCAGGAGTACTATACTCCGAAGCTCGGTGTCGCAACTAACGATCAAAAGTGGTGTGCATGTATATCTGTGTGTTATTCACTCCAGCGTTGTGAATGGTGTTGTTACAGATCTAAGAATAGCCCCCCGAAACAGTTGTGATCAATCAAATTATCATAAAGCCTAAATTATACCGTGTTTTGCAATTACAATCGTTGCTAGTTGGTGCATACAAGCGTGTTGAATAAGTTATGAATATCCTCAGAAGTCCGAAAACATGCTTAAAGAGTACTCTCTGGTTTATGTGTGGAATCCGCTTTGTTTCATGCTGTGTGAATTATCCTTTTGTGGTATTCTAACAATCATGAAATATGCAGCCTGGAAAGATAGGGCGTTCTTCCAATTTCTGAGGATACTAACCTAAATGTCAGCTTATTGTGGTTTTACAATGTGAATGGAAGACAAACTCGCCTAACCCTGGTCTTGCTTATTACTGGTGCACATTGCCAGTCGTTCTAACACCTGCATCTTTTGAGCCAATTTTCGTTCACGTTCCTGCAGTCCGCAAAGTATTGAGTGCAGTTAGCGGAATTATTCTTGTTGTCTCGCTCGAAATTAGTGGTACATAGCAAGAATCTCTCTAAATGAAGGATTTGGTATTCAAATTTGCGGCATGTTCAAATCTGAATCGATCAGTACTGGTAGAATTAGGATAGTAGAAGAATCCAGCAGGTTTTACAAAGTAGAAAAAGTCATTTTTGAGAGTCAAGAACTGACATAGTATGGCTTGAGCATATTCAAGTCAGGGACATTCCATTACATATGGAATTATAGGTCGCCCCGTTCCCTCTCTCGCGGTCAGTCGAAGTGAAACGCAGTATGAAAGATTGAATCGTGAGTCGCACGTCCTCTTGGCTCGGACCAAAAGGGCCTTGCTTTGCTTGGTGCCTGATTGAATCTTTCAAACAACATATGCTTATTATCAGACAAGTCTGGGTATCTCAGCAGAGTACATAATCGGGTATTGGGGAGGACCACAGTATCCTATACTTGGACATATCAGGAGCAAACAAAGCTTACATAAGGTTGACCCGCGTTCTCCGCGCTGGACTTGTCTTCCTGGCTTGTACTTTCCCACCATGTCATCCTATGCAACGAACGCGGCCGGAGTAAGCAAGTACACTGCCGAAAGACATCAGCGAATATTACAGGAACTTTACAACAACCAGGAAATGGTACACTCCCGTATTGCCTTTCCCGAATAGTACCATTAACGCGTCTCGTGCAGACGTGTGCGCGGATTGCAAGTCTCGAGCGCCACGATGGAGCTCGTGGAACTTGGGTATATTTATTTGGTATGTATTTATAGTTGAATAACTGTCGGAAGTCTGTGTTAACGCGCAGTGATAGTGTACAATGTGCCAGTATACACAGGAAATTGGGACCCATATTACCAAAGTGTGAGCTCATGGCTTATGTTTATGACCGACGCAACACAATATTGAACAGTGAGCGACAGGAAGAGCGTCAATTTAGATGCATGGTCGAAAGAGCAGGTCGAGGTACCGTTTCCTTAGTTGTCATGTATACCCTAGGAAACTAACGGTTACATGTTATCCAGTCGGTCAAAAACATGGGAAACATTGCATCCAACGCGAAATGGAACCCCAACGAGGCCAGACATCCACCACCCACTAACTTGGAAGAGTCTGAACGAGATTCAGAGATGGAAAAGTACATTCGCGCCAAGTATGAGACCAAGAAGTTCCTTGATCGAAAGCCAGCCGCATCGGCTACATTCAATTCTTCCAGTACGCCTGTCGCCCCTGCCCAGCCTTCAGCATCTACACCAATTCCCAGACAGCCTAAACCTAAACCTGAAGAAACGGATCCGACACAGACGATCCCTCTTGGCTTTGGACGAGAGTCTCGGGT
Encoded proteins:
- a CDS encoding Zinc-binding dehydrogenase — its product is MAPTQNARLIFNKVPKDFPVPGETTVYETSETIDLDNVPLNGGILTKTLYLSIDPYFRGRMRDESKKSYSSAFSLGKPILGFSVSRVLRSERSDIKQGDHVYVTETPFQEYNVLSAKHPVMVIENKENLPWSLYVGILGMPGKTAYYALDVIGKPQKGETIYVSTGAGPVGATVSQICKAAGLKVIASAGSDDKVEFLKSIGVDIAFNYKKDKISDVLTKEGPINIYWDNVGGESLDAALEACKEHARIICCGAISAYNNVPTPIKNWMYFLAKRLTVRGFVVSELEAEVGNPKIFYEKMVPLVANGQIKWNEHVFEGLDKAGDAILAVQKGDNTAKTVVKVADA
- a CDS encoding ribosomal protein L4/L1 family — encoded protein: MASRPTVSVRAATGEASSSLTLPAVLTAPIRLDVVQQVHKSIAKNKRQAYSVAENAGHQTSAESWGTGRAVARIPRVGGGGTHRSGQAAFGNMCRGGRMFAPTKTWRKWHVKVNQNQRRFAVVSALAASALPSLVLARGHRIEGIEEVPLVVSSGVEEYTKTKEAVTLLKALNAYSDVTKVSNSRKLRAGKGKLRNRRHRQRRGPLIVYNEDKGIVRAFRNLPGVEVANVRRLNLLQLAPGGHLGRFVIWTEGAFNLLDEVFGTFDKASVYKKDYYLPTAKITNPDVTRIINSDEVQSVVRPSQGKKQRRPWTQHKNPLVNKGVLFKLNPYAKKLRRQELLKQNKKKDGSVKGKKATKAAGEIFLTTLLAP
- a CDS encoding Cellulase (glycosyl hydrolase family 5 protein), with amino-acid sequence MKFTLTVLAAAGYVAAQQPAYAQCGGQGWTGGTTCVSGYTCTVSNQWYSQCLPGTGGGSPTTTGSNPTPTTSPGVCSSNRTKFKYFGVNQSVAEFGDGKWPGIKGTDYTWPATSSIDYFVGKGMNTFRVAFTMERISPPSTGLTGPFDQTYLGDLKTTVNYITGKGAFAVLDPHNYLRYNKNIMSSTSDFQAWWKNLANEFKGNSKVIFDVNNEPWGIDASVVSTFNQAAINGIRSSGATSQLILVEGTAWSGAWSWASSGNADAFKSLKDPNNNFAIEMHQYLDSDSSGTSATCVSSTIMAERIATATSWLKANNLKGFLGEFGGGSNDACIAAIKGGLCAMQESGVWIGALWWAAGPWWGTYFQSIEPPNGAAIPRILPEALLPFL
- a CDS encoding pathogenesis-related protein PR5K (thaumatin family) codes for the protein MKFTIAASALALAGSALGRTFTVYNACPFTIWPAVFTDLNVGSAVPGIETGWEAPAWSKRTFNVPDNWKAGRIWGRRNCNFSSNPGPNSCLSGGCNGGLRCDSRTGTGVPPASVAEWTLSAGDGQDWYDVSLVDGYNLPMRISNSAGCPVAECAVDLGPNCPAPLKGPFDGSGFPVGCKSACAANLDGNQANSRTAALDSTAHLRLALLVVFSTTHTSRTPARARTSMLMTSRVRLLSGLARHLRRQITPLPSVLEQSIMING